The following are encoded together in the Penicillium digitatum chromosome 3, complete sequence genome:
- a CDS encoding Acyltransferase, putative, translating to MEPAEVRQRRPQTSKDCGELQKLSTEPLSEPRLKHGIPMQILRSLLLITSTPIGSTSVGTGMMFYGFIFMARKWTSDKPRLQHRLEKLKTVYTGSNSARPQYDPMWLLIFPEGTNLSINTKRRSDIWGTKQGLPSFKHMILPRSTGLFFCLQQLRGTVDWVYDCTMAYEGPPKGSYPDKYFTLRSTYLQGRPPTSVNMHWRRFQVSEIPLDDQKEFENWLTARWAEKDQLMDEYFETGRFPSELAGSIKADHVLDDQKVAASAGYVESYGRLHHWSELGLIYVVLVSVACFCKFVTSWVQ from the exons ATGGAGCCTGCCGAGGTTCGACAGCGCAGGCCACAAACCTCCAAGGATTGCGGGGAGCTTCAGAAGCTCTCGACCGAACCACTCTCGGAACCGCGTCTTAAACATGGCATTCCCATGCAGATACTGCGCTCGCTTCTGCTCATAAC GTCTACACCGATTGGGTCTACCTCTG TGGGCACTGGCATGATGTTCTACGGTTTTATCTTCATGGCTCGGAAGTGGACATCTGACAAGCCACGACTTCAGCATCGTTTGGAGAAGCTGAAGACAGTCTATACTGGCTCCAACTCAGCCCGCCCGCAGTACGATCCCATGTGGCTGCTAATCTTTCCCGAGGGGACAAATCTGTCCATCAATACCAAGAGACGCAGCGATATTTGGGGGACGAAACAGGGACTGCCGTCATTCAAGCACATGATTCTTCCACGGTCAACAGGGCTGTTTTTCTGTCTTCAGCAGTTGCGAGGAACCGTAGACTGGGTATATGACTGCACCATGGCCTATGAAGGACCACC AAAGGGAAGTTATCCCGATAAGTACTTCACTCTCCGCTCCACATATCTACAAGGACGACCGCCGACCTCAGTCAACATGCATTGGAGGCGATTTCAGGTCTCAGAGATTCCGCTTGATGACCAGAAGGAGTTTGAGAACTGGCTGACAGCACGATGGGCCGAGAAAGATCAACTGATGGATGAGTACTTCGAAACAGGCCGCTTCCCATCCGAGTTGGCCGGTTCGATCAAAGCCGATCATGTACTAGATGACCAGAAGGTTGCTGCTTCAGCTGGGTATGTCGAGTCTTATGGTCGCCTGCATCACTGGAGTGAGCTTGGTCTTATCTATGTGGTGCTGGTCAGTGTTGCTTGCTTCTGCAAATTTGTAACAAGCTGGGTGCAGTAA
- a CDS encoding RNA polymerase II transcription elongation factor (Ctr9), putative, translating into MAPLENGQPNGLNGNAVPSASPLSNLRFSDIPDAIDIPASSFDSEVEVSLLELPDDPTELCTLLENEKAAKNFWVIIALAYAKRKQIDHAIDILTKGLASVAHGATKEKLGLLGWICWMLLLKSRHAPRVAPEGELYSEAKTKDHYLQLATSTLNEASRLNPAYPPLFLARGVLCLLRASLYPPRAVRPGAIDTSERVESLRQALKCFDESSKAFGGRNIMAILGRARAHYMLGRYADALEGYQKALIKMPNLTDPDPRIGLGCCLWQLGFKDQAKIAWERSLYLNPESKVANVLLAVYYLHDSSRRATTDPMFGSMYKLAMTQYTQKAFKLDKEYPMTCSMFASYFLLRKSYPTVETLARRAIEHTDVMSIASDGWYLLGRKSHYEGDDALATEFYNRSDQARGGVDKGYLPAKFGAVQMQITNKDFDGAKFRLEKIIQLSKNPEAMTLLAAIHAEEVFAAQKSGSKEDKSTEAKRAITLLESVRCMWKDEKLNISPDESVLVYLSRLYEGTAPDKSMQCLTQLEQIQIGEIPGDARPDIEDQDELNAALRESLPPQLLNNMGCFLYQNEKIALARGLFQSALNACVQSKEKEDGTDTDALVTTISYNLGRTYEAADMWDEAKKVYEGLLERHADYTEANARLTYIALRQSPTDEGPKKIGKLYEADSTNLEVRSLYGWYLSKAKKRVANLAEDSEQRHFKHTLQYYDKHDRYALTGMGNVHLLAARDMRRDTDQEKEKRRKIYQRAVEFFDKALQLDPKNAYAAQGIAIALIDDKKDHSSAVQILSKIRDTIKDPSVYLNLGHVFAELRQFSRSIEHYEAALSKDRQRDVQILACLGRVWWLRGKQEANLAAMKTALDYATRARDVSPDQLHLQFNVAFVQNQIASLAYGLQPTQKTLQDVQEAAEGLKEAIETFERLSKEKNPPYPSAALEQRANMGRTISKQLDRAMQSQKEYEEKNAAKLQQAREAREEAARIREEELRKAQEVEMERKKRIAEERAQMVEEVQRHALQRAEEERAREDAELTNDSETGDRVKRKKKPTIKRKKKGGDDFIADEDEGLAAHSAAESEGETAPKKRRRLERRSGGKAQAAKSEKPGKYKSSEMVVDSDDEEAARSAGEDKDDLFGDDDDPAEEAAPRRRGKASRRIADDDEDEDEEEEEVQAEVEAEKYGNEDNDDELFGEDTEMQE; encoded by the exons ATGGCGCCTCTTGAGAATGGCCAACCCAATGGCCTGAATGGTAATGCCGTACCTTCAGCTAGCCCATTGAGCAACCTGCGATTTTCCGACATCCCCGATGCAATTGACATTCCCGCATCCAGCTTCGACAGTGAAGTCGAAGTCAGCTTGCTCGAGCTCCCCGATGACCCGACTGAGCTTTGCACCCTCTTAGAGAATGAAAAAGCGGCTAAGAATTTCTGGGTGATCATTGCGCTCGCCTACGCGAAGCGAAAGCAGATCGACCATGCCATCGACATCTTGACTAAGGGTCTGGCCTCTGTCGCCCACGGTGCGACAAAGGAGAAACTCGGCCTTCTGGGCTGGATCTGTTGGATGCTGCTGCTGAAAAGCCGACACGCTCCTCGAGTTGCACCTGAAGGGGAACTATACTCGGAAGCCAAGACCAAAGATCATTACCTCCAACTTGCGACGTCGACGTTAAACGAGGCTTCGCGACTCAACCCGGCTTACCCTCCTCTCTTCCTGGCGCGAGGTGTCTTGTGTCTCCTCCGTGCATCACTATACCCTCCCCGTGCTGTTCGTCCGGGTGCGATTGATACATCAGAAAGGGTCGAGTCACTGCGGCAGGCTCTGAAATGTTTCGACGAGTCATCCAAGGCCTTTGGTGGCCGGAATATCATGGCTATTCTGGGACGTGCCCGCGCGCATTACATGCTAGGAAGATACGCAGATGCACTCGAAGGATACCAAAAGGCACTGATCAAGATGCCAAACCTTACAGACCCTGATCCTCGTATTGGTCTCGGATGCTGCTTGTGGCAGCTGGGCTTCAAGGATCAAGCCAAGATAGCTTGGGAAAGATCGCTATATCTA AACCCCGAGTCCAAGGTTGCCAACGTCCTGCTTGCAGTCTACTACCTCCATGACAGCTCTCGCCGAGCCACCACCGACCCCATGTTTGGGTCAATGTATAAATTAGCCATGACTCAATACACCCAGAAGGCATTCAAGCTGGACAAGGAATACCCGATGACCTGCTCAATGTTCGCCAGCTACTTCCTCCTCCGCAAATCATACCCCACCGTCGAGACATTGGCACGTAGAGCCATCGAACACACAGATGTTATGTCCATTGCCAGTGACGGCTGGTACCTTCTCGGTCGCAAGTCGCACTATGAAGGTGACGATGCCCTTGCCACGGAGTTCTACAACCGTTCAGATCAAGCCCGCGGTGGAGTCGACAAAGGCTATCTTCCCGCTAAATTCGGCGCTGTGCAAATGCAGATCACGAACAAGGACTTTGACGGTGCCAAGTTCCGACTAGAGAAGATTATCCAGCTATCAAAGAATCCGGAGGCGATGACCCTTCTTGCTGCTATTCATGCGGAAGAGGTATTCGCTGCTCAGAAGTCAGGTAGCAAAGAAGACAAGTCGACCGAGGCAAAGCGGGCCATCACTCTGCTTGAGTCAGTGCGCTGTATGTGGAAGGATGAGAAGCTGAACATCTCTCCCGACGAGTCCGTTCTTGTTTATCTTTCCCGTCTCTACGAGGGCACGGCTCCAGATAAGAGCATGCAGTGCCTGACCCAACTGGAACAGATCCAGATTGGTGAGATTCCGGGGGATGCTCGACCTGATATCGAGGACCAAGATGAATTGAACGCTGCTCTTAGGGAGAGTCTCCCGCCGCAGCTCCTCAACAACATGGGCTGCTTCCTATACCAGAACGAGAAGATTGCTCTGGCTCGTGGCTTGTTCCAGTCCGCACTCAACGCCTGTGTGCAAtccaaagaaaaagaagatggcACCGACACCGATGCGCTCGTCACCACAATCAGCTACAACCTGGGACGGACATACGAGGCAGCCGACATGTGGGATGAAGCCAAGAAGGTCTATGAAGGTCTACTGGAGCGTCACGCTGACTACACGGAAGCTAATGCACGCCTGACATATATTGCCTTGCGCCAGAGCCCCACAGACGAGGGCCCTAAGAAGATTGGCAAGCTCTACGAAGCGGACAGCACAAATCTGGAAGTTCGGTCGCTCTACGGATGGTATCTTAGCAAGGCGAAGAAGCGAGTTGCCAACCTGGCTGAAGATAGTGAGCAACGTCATTTCAAGCACACATTGCAGTACTACGACAAGCATGATCGCTACGCCTTGACTGGAATGGGCAATGTGCATCTCCTTGCCGCCCGTGACATGCGTCGCGACACAGAtcaagagaaggaaaagcGTCGCAAGATCTACCAGCGTGCTGTGGAGTTCTTCGACAAGGCTCTTCAACTGGATCCCAAGAACGCATACGCGGCCCAGGGTATTGCGATCGCCTTAATCGATGACAAGAAAGACCATAGCTCTGCTGTGCAAATCTTGTCCAAGATTCGCGATACGATCAAGGATCCTAGCGTCTACCTCAACTTAGGGCATGTCTTCGCTGAGCTCCGCCAGTTCTCACGGTCAATCGAACACTACGAGGCTGCGTTGTCGAAGGATCGCCAGCGTGATGTACAAATCTTGGCTTGCCTTGGTCGTGTATGGTGGCTGCGAGGCAAGCAGGAGGCGAATTTGGCCGCAATGAAGACAGCACTCGACTACGCCACGCGTGCACGCGACGTCTCGCCGGATCAACTTCACCTGCAGTTCAACGTTGCTTTCGTGCAGAACCAGATTGCCTCGCTCGCCTACGGTCTGCAGCCTACCCAGAAGACGCTCCAGGATGTTCAAGAAGCAGCGGAGGGTCTCAAGGAGGCCATTGAAACCTTCGAGCGTCTTTCAAAGGAGAAGAACCCTCCTTACCCCAGCGCCGCACTGGAGCAGCGAGCCAACATGGGCCGCACGATCAGCAAGCAGCTTGACCGAGCCATGCAGAGCCAGAAGGAGTACGAAGAAAAGAACGCTGCGAAGCTCCAGCAAGCCCGCGAAGCCCGCGAAGAAGCCGCGCGGATCCGGGAAGAGGAGTTGCGCAAGGCCCAAGAGGTCGAAATGGAGCGCAAGAAGCGCATCGCCGAGGAACGCGCGCAGATGGTTGAAGAGGTACAACGACATGCCCTGCAGCGCGCTGAAGAGGAGCGCGCTCGCGAGGATGCCGAATTGACCAACGACTCTGAGACCGGTGACCGGGTCAAGCGTAAGAAGAAGCCTACTATcaagcgcaagaagaagggcggGGACGACTTCATCgcggatgaagatgaaggtcttgctgcgcacagtGCGGCCGAGAGCGAGGGCGAGACGGCACCGAAGAAACGACGTCGCTTGGAACGCCGATCGGGAGGGAAGGCCCAGGCTGCCAAGTCTGAGAAGCCTGGCAAGTACAAGAGCAGTGAGATGGTGGTTGACTCTGATGACGAAGAGGCTGCTAGGTCTGCCGGCGAAGACAAGGATGATTTGTTTGGAGATGACGACGACCCGGCCGAAGAAGCTGCGCCGCGTCGTCGTGGCAAGGCCTCTCGTCGGATTGctgatgatgacgaggacgaggacgaggaagaagaagaagtgcAAGCTGAGGTGGAAGCTGAGAAGTACGGAAATGAAGACAACGACGATGAACTGTTCGGCGAGGACACGGAGATGCAGGAGTGA
- a CDS encoding Protein kinase (Chm1), putative, with protein sequence MTSYGNNITTTSFGQMSLDSPMTPGASPANLSLFPNTSSPSLAMTRSNTGQNGISIIKEGTVRCKEDKFLATWNTRYLILREYKLEFLKSDSGKVVITFPLSAVTAVARSEDSKMAFEVTRLANPKDANSKPALLARDLPTKTITCEVKSDDEIYEWIDKIYERCPGMGGVSNPTNFSHRVHVGFDPNTGAFVGLPPEWEKLLTSSAITKEDYKKNPQAVIEVLEFYSDIKMREQNPQYFAGTNTPPDSQPKAHGGSVGSSIAPPRPPPPGPMQRLDSSQSSPSDGSMRSASSSAGQADRAADQQQGDQMKEVTDQERRRMEEERRNKEEQDAYNASIPQTRPTMAQQELGGYGGDESSQNSRYQPSRPAPQAPGSGARQQDPRQLTAQRPAPAPPSQSPYGQSATRAPGAAQTDEHQASSNSRQLPSDARAPGSANRPQQNGSKGQAGPPPTRLPAPVQAVKPLKIANKQNGTKQTVPDGVRQAEAALTKKADQPRQKEVRMSAMSENEVMERLRSVVSKDNPNESYSKQRKIGQGASGSVYVARVKENAPSGVASELYRTYGPRCQVAIKQMDLRSQPRKELIVNEIIVMKDSQHPNIVNFLDSFLPESSNELWVVMEFMEGGALTDVIDNNPVITEGQIATICAETCRGLAHLHNQSIIHRDIKSDNVLLDRVGHVKITDFGFCAKLTEHKNKRATMVGTPYWMAPEVVKQKEYGPKVDCWSLGIMAIEMIESEPPYLNEEPLKALYLIATNGTPRLKKPEKLSKELKSFLSVCLCVNVQSRASADELLAHEFLQTGCSLASLAELLRWKKATS encoded by the exons ATGACTTCTTATGGAAA CAACAT TACAACCACTTCCTTCGGTCAGATGAGCTTAGACTCTCCGATGACACCGGGCGCATCGCCGGCAAATCTTTCGCTTTTCCCCAACACCAGCAGCCCTTCGCTGGCTATGACTCGTAGTAATACCGGCCAAAATGGAATCTCGATCATCAAGGAAGGCACCGTCCGCTGCAAAGAGGACAAATTCTTGGCAACGTGGAATACACGTTACTTGATCCTACGTGAATATAAGCTCGAATTTTTAAAGAGTGATTCTGGTAAGGTGGTGATTACCTTCCCTTTGTCCGCGGTCACCGCCGTCGCTCGCTCCGAGGATTCCAAGATGGCCTTCGAAGTCACACGCTTGGCCAACCCAAAGGATGCCAACTCGAAACCCGCGCTTCTTGCCCGCGACTTACCTACCAAGACCATTACCTGCGAAGTCAAATCCGACGATGAAATCTATGAGTGGATCGACAAGATCTACGAGCGCTGCCCTGGCATGGGCGGCGTCAGCAATCCGACAAACTTCAGTCACCGTGTTCACGTCGGCTTCGACCCAAATACCGGCGCTTTTGTAGGCTTGCCTCCAGAGTGGGAGAAGCTTTTGACCTCCTCGGCTATCACGAAGGAAGACTACAAGAAGAACCCCCAGGCTGTCATCGAGGTTCTTGAATTCTACTCGGATATCAAGATGCGCGAGCAGAACCCGCAATACTTTGCTGGAACTAACACCCCGCCCGATAGTCAGCCCAAGGCACACGGTGGTAGCGTTGGGAGCTCCATTGCACCCCCACGTCCACCCCCTCCAGGACCTATGCAGCGCCTGGATAGCAGTCAGTCGAGCCCATCTGATGGTTCTATGCGCTCTGCGTCATCCTCGGCTGGACAGGCGGACCGTGCGGCAGACCAGCAGCAAGGTGACCAGATGAAGGAAGTGACTGACCAAGAGCGTCGCCGCATGGAGGAGGAGCGTCGCAACAAAGAGGAGCAAGATGCTTACAACGCATCCATCCCGCAGACCCGTCCTACTATGGCTCAACAGGAGCTTGGTGGATATGGTGGCGATGAGTCGTCACAGAATAGCCGCTATCAACCGAGCCGCCCGGCCCCTCAGGCTCCAGGCTCTGGTGCTCGCCAGCAAGACCCCCGTCAGCTCACCGCACAGCGTCCCGCACCAGCGCCGCCATCCCAAAGTCCCTACGGCCAAAGTGCGACCCGAGCACCGGGTGCTGCCCAAACGGATGAACACCAGGCCTCTTCAAACTCTCGCCAACTTCCCAGCGACGCTCGGGCCCCAGGTTCCGCCAATCGCCCTCAGCAAAACGGCTCCAAAGGACAGGCCGGACCCCCTCCGACACGCTTGCCGGCCCCTGTTCAAGCTGTGAAGCCGTTGAAAATTGCCAACAAGCAAAACGGGACCAAGCAGACCGTCCCCGATGGTGTTCGCCAAGCCGAAGCTGCTCTCACCAAGAAGGCAGATCAGCCGCGCCAGAAGGAGGTGCGCATGTCAGCGATGTCAGAGAACGAGGTTATGGAGCGACTGAGGTCTGTCGTATCCAAGGACAATCCGAACGAGTCTTACAGCAAGCAGCGCAAGATTGGTCAGGGTGCATCTGGATCCGTGTATGTGGCGCGAGTTAAGGAAAACGCACCTTCCGGTGTTGCCAGCGAGCTTTACAGGACGTATGGCCCACGCTGCCAGGTGGCCATCAAGCAGATGGACCTGCGCAGCCAGCCCCGCAAGGAGTTGATCGTCAACGAGATTATTGTCATGAAGGACAGCCAGCACCCGAATATTGTCAATTTCCTCGATTCATTCTTGCCGGAATCAAGCAATGAACTCTGGGTTGTCATGGAATTCATGGAGGGCGGTGCGTTGACTGATGTGATTGATAATAACCCAGTGATTACTGAAGGTCAGATCGCGACCATTTGTGCTGAA ACTTGCAGGGGTCTGGCCCATCTGCACAACCAGAGCATCATCCACCGTGATATCAAGAGTGACAACGTTCTCCTCGACCGTGTTGGCCACGTCAAGATCACCGATTTCGGCTTCTGTGCCAAGCTGACCGAACACAAGAACAAGCGCGCCACGATGGTTGGCACTCCCTACTGGATGGCACCCGAGGTGGTCAAGCAGAAGGAGTATGGCCCGAAGGTCGACTGCTGGTCGCTGGGCATCATGGCCATTGAAATGATTGAGTCGGAACCCCCCTACCTGAACGAAGAGCCCCTGAAGGCCCTCTATCTTATTGCTACCAACGGAACCCCCCGTCTCAAAAAGCCCGAGAAGCTCAGCAAGGAACTCAAGTCTTTCCTGAGCGTATGCCTTTGCGTCAATGTCCAAAGCCGCGCTTCCGCTGATGAGCTCCTCGCCCACGAATTCCTGCAGACCGGATGCAGTCTGGCTAGTCTGGCTGAGCTGCTCCGCTGGAAAAAGGCTACTAGCTAG
- a CDS encoding ATP-NAD/AcoX kinase — protein sequence MTLIASSNLGLKDGVLMVDRPTIFYNMLCAILRRNPRLTLRHFSTSQPCPKIKDIGRLSQRLIPKYQESCDGELLCLQWPAPPRNIFLVRKDCAPAVTDSLIEFVNHVSSTYPSIKVILESKTAAEVHSSLSFPVYSVSVDEKTTALHDKVDLTVTLGGDGTILHAASLFATCSNVPPVLSFSMGTLGFLSEWKFSEFKRAFREVYMSGAGAGDRTPVLEDVPGVAPSKQEIEMGPTGWSSVRGKSMGSTRGARILMRNRLKVGLFTADGTETTPIRTKTDQGQGVYVMNELLIHRGKEPHLAVVDVFVGGRFLTEAVADGIIISTPTGSTAYSLSSGGSIVHPLVPSILLTPICPRSLSFRPLVLPSSTPITLRLSEKNRGRELEVSLDGVHLGQGMAVGMEVRVWNEEMRHGKNEWQGGVPSVMRRSVGCEAHEGWFILEHPRSARTAPDFPQEKAPAILEGLRRSRRIR from the exons ATGACG CTCATTGCTAGTTCCAACCTTGGGCTGAAAGATGGCGTGTTGAT GGTCGATAGGCCTACAATCTTTTACAACATGCTCTGCGCCATCCTCCGCAGGAATCCCCGCCTCACCTTGCGCCATTTTTCCACGTCTCAACCATGTCCCAAGATCAAAGACATTGGCCGTTTGTCTCAGCGCCTAATACCAAAATACCAAG AATCCTGCGATGGGGAGCTCCTGTGTCTCCAGTGGCCAGCACCGCCACGAAATATCTTCCTGGTGCGCAAAGACTGCGCTCCGGCGGTCACCGATTCTTTGATTGAATTTGTCAA TCATGTTTCCTCTACATACCCATCGATCAAGGTGATTCTTGAGTCAAAGACTGCCGCCGAAGTACATTCCTCGCTCTCTTTTCCCGTCTATTCGGTTTCTGTCGACGAGAAAACGACCGCGCTTCACGATAAAGTCGACCTCACGGTGACCCTGGGCGGTGATGGCACAATTTTACATGCAGCGTCCCTCTTCGCGACCTGCTCAAATGTTCCGCCCGTTCTATCATTCAGTATGGGTACTCTGGGGTTCTTGAGTGAGTGGAAGTTCTCCGAGTTTAAGCGAGCTTTCCGAGAAGTCTACATGTCTGGAGCCGGGGCAGGGGATCGAACACCTGTGTTGGAAGATGTCCCGGGGGTGGCACCCTCAAAACAGGAAATTGAGATGGGGCCGACCGGGTGGTCCTCTGTCCGGGGCAAATCTATGGGCTCCACGCGCGGGGCCCGCATTTTAATGCGCAATCGGTTGAAAGTAGGACTGTTTACCGCCGACGGAACCGAAACTACACCTATCCGGACCAAGACCGACCAAGGCCAGGGTGTGTATGTGATGAATGAGCTCCTCATCCACCGTGGCAAGGAACCACACTTGGCTGTGGTAGATGTGTTTGTGGGTGGGCGATTCCTGACTGAGGCGGTGGCCGATGGAATTATAATTTCCACGCCGACAGGAAGTACAGCCTACAGTTTGAGTAGCGGGGGTAGCATTGTGCATCCACTAGTGCCTTCCATCCTTTTGACGCCGATTTGCCCGCGTAGTCTCAGTTTCCGGCCATTGGTTCTCCCTTCCAGCACCCCGATCACGCTGCGGCTAAGCGAAAAGAACCGTGGGCGCGAATTAGAAGTTAGTTTGGATGGTGTTCATTTAGGTCAAGGGATGGCAGTTGGTATGGAAGTCCGAGTGTGGAATGAGGAAATGCGTCATGGGAAGAATGAGTGGCAGGGTGGTGTACCCAGTGTAATGCGAAGGAGTGTGGGGTGTGAAGCCCATGAGGGATGG TTTATTCTCGAGCATCCTCGCAGTGCGAGGACCGCTCCTGATTTCCCGCAAGAAAAAG CGCCAGCCATTCTTGAAGGCCTCAGGAGGTCTCGGCGCATTCGTTAA
- a CDS encoding glycyl-tRNA synthetase: MAPTVHSAKLTLSCPLFATDFDPRNNGRLLVGGGGGEGRSGVGNKIFLLDTSRRNEVIEAIELNLSRDEDSVTSLAAAPRAGDEAGSLVALAGINSSAEQQKKNNNQHLRSFRFEVPRRATTVATSNAQSAENSEKQDSKSEEGSIPGKAIALSQVSMFRTKNGLGSSDTYQRVTRLSPWPKGKEGTQKHTRIGAVATGLAPSGEIVFFRATEKPSRKDIIGRIQLSGNEEAEDLDFVSLEHDMEKTDHAHGRFLVAYTNGPDVMVGEISSSSRSNSSPDVRSVYSIPLPASGARTARPKFRALRFLSPRTLLLLLNAPNRGGSELVLLQLPSDKLNKSKILRRRKLPRSVKIGLGLDICQLGNNAQGQQQTVIAASGSDNSIPLFTLEYGPNRGYSNFRPYTTLRDVHPFSMTKLTFSTFIAPSHPITPDVGPQNIKLASVSMGNTVVVHTFPLSPFPTSSRAPRYVLVTPGPAEIWELVYSVIVLLFSISAICIAMLAFAEIRGGTPPVLGATEWLPDSIRGAIAREYVLPPQDQLTYFDTLLAPWGSSSDTDIPVATIVSADSQIESLREILDRVHRAGAAPADLETVAPQSLSVIVRCGAGQNAKQSVTIETAVSASADESEQSEEQKLQAWKDLSAPEQSAWKQRLVDSGRWTASEGESVLIGVLFSEACEELGRAVREGFP, translated from the exons ATGGCGCCCACAGTACATTCCGCTAAATTGACACTCTCGTGTCCACTCTTCGCTACGGACTTTGACCCACGCAACAACGGTCGACTCCTAGTCGGCGGCGGAGGCGGCGAGGGACGTAGCGGAGTTGGAAACAAGATC TTTCTGCTTGACACATCGCGTCGTAACGAGGTCATCGAGGCCATTGAATTAAACCTGTCGCGCGATGAAGACTCGGTAACATCGCTAGCTGCGGCCCCACGGGCTGGCGACGAGGCGGGCTCCCTTGTTGCTCTGGCCGGTATAAATAGCTCTGCGGAGcaacagaaaaaaaacaacaatCAACATCTTCGCTCATTTCGGTTTGAGGTGCCGCGGAGGGCAACCACTGTTGCTACTTCGAATGCACAGAGCGCCGAAAATAGTGAGAAACAGGACTCCAAGTCTGAAGAAGGATCCATTCCCGGAAAGGCTATAGCTTTGTCGCAAGTATCTATGTTCCGAACCAAGAACGGGCTAGGCTCTTCAGATACATACCAGCGGGTGACGAGACTCTCACCATGGCCGAAAGGGAAGGAGGGCACCCAGAAACACACACGGATTGGAGCCGTTGCGACGGGTCTGGCGCCATCCGGTGAAATTGTGTTCTTCCGCGCCACAGAGAAGCCCAGCAGAAAGGATATTATCGGCCGCATCCAACTAAGCGGCAATGAAGAGGCTGAGGACCTGGACTTTGTGAGCCTCGAACACGATATGGAAAAGACTGACCATGCACACGGCCGGTTCCTTGTTGCTTATACCAACGGCCCGGACGTCATGGTTGGGGAGATCTCGTCCTCTAGCCGCTCCAACAGCTCCCCCGACGTCCGCTCCGTTTATAGCATTCCCCTACCCGCCAGCGGAGCCCGCACAGCACGCCCCAAGTTCCGCGCGCTGCGATTCCTCTCGCCCCGAACCCTACTCCTCCTCCTAAACGCCCCAAACCGCGGAGGTAGTGAGCTCGTCCTCCTTCAACTTCCTAGCGACAAATTGAACAAGTCTAAAATTCTACGACGTCGCAAGCTCCCTCGAAGCGTGAAAATCGGCCTAGGGCTCGATATCTGCCAACTCGGAAACAACGCGCAAGGTCAACAACAGACGGTTATCGCAGCCAGCGGCAGCGACAACTCGATCCCTCTATTCACACTAGAATATGGTCCAAACCGCGGCTACAGCAACTTCCGCCCCTATACAACCCTTCGCGACGTGCACCCGTTCTCAATGACCAAACTCACCTTCTCAACCTTCATCGCACCTTCACACCCCATAACCCCAGACGTCGGCCCGCAGAATATCAAACTTGCCTCTGTCAGCATGGGCAACACAGTCGTCGTACACACATTCCCACTATCCCCCTTCCCAACCTCCTCCCGTGCCCCGCGCTACGTCCTCGTCACGCCCGGTCCCGCCGAGATCTGGGAATTAGTCTACAGCGTCATCGTGCTACTATTCTcgatatccgcaatctgtATAGCAATGCTCGCCTTCGCCGAGATCCGCGGCGGAACTCCGCCAGTCCTCGGTGCCACAGAATGGCTCCCAGATAGCATCCGCGGAGCCATCGCACGGGAATATGTCCTACCCCCACAGGATCAGCTGACGTATTTCGATACACTTCTTGCACCCTGGGGAAGCAGCAGCGATACGGATATCCCGGTGGCGACCATCGTCTCCGCAGACTCGCAGATCGAATCCCTGCGCGAAATCCTGGACCGTGTTCACCGCGCCGGTGCCGCGCCAGCCGATCTTGAAACCGTCGCGCCGCAGTCTCTCTCTGTCATCGTGCGGTGTGGTGCAGGACAGAATGCCAAGCAGAGCGTAACTATTGAAACTGCTGTGTCAGCGTCTGCGGACGAGTCCGAGCAATCCGAGGAGCAGAAGCTGCAAGCTTGGAAGGATCTTTCTGCGCCTGAGCAGAGTGCTTGGAAACAGAGGCTTGTGGATTCCGGGCGTTGGACTGCTTCTGAGGGGGAGAGTGTCCTTATTGGTGTTTTGTTTAGTGAGGCTTGTGAGGAATTGGGGAGGGCTGTGAGGGAGGGGTTCCCTTGA